The proteins below come from a single Paraconexibacter algicola genomic window:
- a CDS encoding segregation and condensation protein A, with product MPITVAELELDLDVFSGPFDLLLTLVLREEVDLLEVELADVVLSYIDHLEAKGELDLEVATEFLVLIAALLELKSRLMLPREEEDLLDLEPGEAAEELLARMLEAVRYRRAAEELQRRLAGEHHHRYREAPLPRWLREFREDEADSVYDPRRLGKAMGGLLKMPERISLHHLNIPKVTVAERLSILRSLLRRGTCSFDDAVRGADRMTVAVTLFALLELYKQGEATWEQAEPFGDIAIRPPRQDERPIWDAVTA from the coding sequence GTGCCGATCACCGTGGCAGAGCTCGAGCTCGACCTCGACGTCTTCAGCGGGCCGTTCGACCTGCTCCTGACCCTCGTCCTGCGCGAGGAGGTCGACCTGCTCGAGGTCGAGCTCGCCGACGTGGTGCTCTCCTACATCGACCACCTCGAGGCCAAGGGCGAGCTCGACCTCGAGGTCGCCACCGAGTTCCTGGTGCTCATCGCCGCGCTGCTGGAGCTCAAGTCGCGGCTGATGCTCCCGCGTGAGGAGGAGGACCTCCTGGACCTCGAGCCGGGGGAGGCCGCCGAGGAACTGCTGGCCCGCATGCTCGAGGCCGTCCGCTACCGCCGCGCCGCCGAGGAGCTGCAGCGCCGCCTGGCCGGCGAGCACCACCACCGCTACCGCGAGGCGCCACTGCCACGGTGGCTGCGCGAGTTCCGCGAGGACGAGGCCGACTCGGTCTACGACCCGCGACGGCTCGGCAAGGCCATGGGCGGCCTGCTGAAGATGCCCGAGCGCATCAGCCTGCACCACCTGAACATCCCGAAGGTCACCGTCGCCGAGCGGCTGTCGATCCTGCGCTCGCTGCTGCGACGCGGCACCTGCTCGTTCGACGACGCGGTCCGCGGCGCGGACCGGATGACGGTCGCGGTGACGCTGTTCGCGCTGCTGGAGCTCTACAAGCAGGGCGAGGCGACCTGGGAGCAGGCCGAGCCGTTCGGGGACATCGCGATCCGCCCGCCGCGGCAGGACGAGCGGCCGATCTGGGACGCGGTGACCGCATGA
- the scpB gene encoding SMC-Scp complex subunit ScpB, with protein sequence MSDDRRDEPRAVVVPFGQRATAPGTTPVPVPAADADPAPAADGAGPEATVATDDATAVDVAPDAPPADAEPAVSSAEEVPAAEPELVGDPADVDPARAAEIGRSVEALLFLSSEPVRAPQLADACECEPHELAAAIALLREELAEGRRGLVLREVGGGYALATAAETESAARRLLAKPRTPPLSPAQAETLAIVAYLQPASRPEITRIRGVSADSASQTLLERGLIEEAGRSQFGAVLYRTTPLFLKLFGLRSLKDLPPVTEWDPSPDEEADLRERLLRAGEARAGTTAVAQPGDADTGPSTVPGLEPDPAPSPAA encoded by the coding sequence ATGAGCGACGACCGCCGCGACGAGCCCCGCGCCGTCGTCGTCCCGTTCGGCCAGCGCGCCACCGCGCCCGGCACGACGCCCGTCCCGGTGCCCGCCGCGGACGCGGACCCCGCTCCCGCCGCCGACGGCGCCGGCCCGGAAGCGACCGTCGCGACCGACGACGCCACCGCGGTCGATGTCGCACCCGACGCGCCGCCCGCCGACGCGGAGCCCGCCGTCTCGTCGGCCGAGGAGGTGCCGGCCGCGGAGCCCGAGCTCGTGGGCGACCCGGCGGACGTCGACCCGGCGCGCGCCGCGGAGATCGGCCGCAGCGTCGAGGCGCTGCTGTTCCTGTCCTCCGAGCCCGTACGCGCACCGCAGCTCGCGGACGCCTGCGAGTGCGAGCCGCACGAGCTGGCCGCCGCGATCGCGCTGCTGCGCGAGGAGCTCGCCGAGGGCCGTCGCGGGCTGGTGCTCCGCGAGGTCGGCGGCGGCTACGCGCTCGCCACGGCGGCGGAGACCGAGTCGGCCGCGCGGCGGCTGCTCGCCAAGCCGCGCACCCCGCCGCTGTCGCCCGCCCAGGCCGAGACGCTGGCGATCGTCGCCTACCTGCAGCCCGCCTCGCGCCCGGAGATCACGCGCATCCGCGGCGTCAGCGCCGACAGCGCGAGCCAGACGCTGCTCGAGCGCGGCCTCATCGAGGAGGCTGGCCGCTCCCAGTTCGGCGCCGTGCTCTACCGCACCACGCCGCTGTTCCTGAAGCTGTTCGGGCTGCGCTCGCTGAAGGACCTGCCGCCGGTCACCGAGTGGGACCCCTCGCCCGACGAGGAGGCCGACCTGCGCGAGCGGCTGCTGCGCGCCGGCGAGGCCCGCGCGGGCACCACCGCCGTCGCCCAGCCGGGTGACGCGGACACCGGTCCGAGCACGGTTCCCGGGCTCGAGCCCGATCCCGCGCCGTCGCCCGCGGCCTGA
- the rlmN gene encoding 23S rRNA (adenine(2503)-C(2))-methyltransferase RlmN, translating into MDLALLDSTLADLGQPAFRAKQVWEWASRGAAGYEEMTNLPAGLRDELAARVPFSTLELVREAHASDGTVKALFRTQDGRLIEAVLMRYRDGRRSVCLSSQSGCPLTCTFCATGTMKFGRNLSAGEILDQALHFRRIEPIDNVIFMGMGEPMMNLDNVLTTCERLPDVGVAHRRQAISTVGWIPGIDRLAQQERPIRLALSLHAADDALRSEIMPVNERYPLRDVLAACARFYARKKRKIFVEYVMLEGVNDAPEQAVQLARVLDPKVYKVNLIPYNPTGSYDGSSREVIDVFRDTVEAHGVEATVRLTRGRDIDAACGQLAAKSA; encoded by the coding sequence GTGGACCTCGCGCTCCTCGACAGCACGCTCGCCGACCTCGGCCAGCCCGCCTTCCGCGCCAAGCAGGTGTGGGAGTGGGCCTCGCGCGGCGCCGCCGGCTACGAGGAGATGACGAACCTGCCCGCCGGGCTGCGCGACGAGCTCGCCGCGCGCGTGCCGTTCTCGACGCTCGAGCTCGTCCGGGAGGCGCACGCCTCCGACGGGACGGTCAAGGCGCTGTTCCGCACGCAGGACGGCCGGCTGATCGAGGCGGTCCTGATGCGCTACCGGGACGGCCGCCGCTCGGTCTGCCTGTCCTCGCAGTCCGGCTGCCCGCTGACCTGCACGTTCTGCGCGACCGGCACGATGAAGTTCGGCCGCAACCTGTCCGCCGGGGAGATCCTCGACCAGGCCCTGCACTTCCGGCGGATCGAGCCGATCGACAACGTCATCTTCATGGGCATGGGCGAGCCGATGATGAACCTCGACAACGTGCTCACCACCTGCGAGCGGCTGCCCGACGTCGGGGTCGCCCACCGCCGCCAGGCGATCTCCACGGTCGGCTGGATCCCCGGCATCGACCGGCTCGCGCAGCAGGAGCGGCCGATCCGTCTCGCGCTGTCCCTGCACGCCGCCGACGACGCGCTGCGCTCGGAGATCATGCCCGTGAACGAGCGCTACCCGCTCCGCGACGTGCTCGCCGCCTGCGCCCGCTTCTACGCGCGCAAGAAGCGCAAGATCTTCGTCGAGTACGTGATGCTCGAAGGCGTCAACGACGCGCCCGAGCAGGCCGTGCAGCTGGCCCGGGTGCTGGACCCCAAGGTCTACAAGGTGAACCTCATCCCGTACAACCCGACCGGGTCCTACGACGGGTCCTCGCGCGAGGTCATCGACGTCTTCCGCGACACGGTCGAGGCGCACGGCGTCGAGGCGACCGTGCGGCTCACGCGCGGCCGCGACATCGACGCGGCCTGCGGCCAGCTGGCCGCCAAGTCCGCCTGA